The following proteins are encoded in a genomic region of Neomicrococcus aestuarii:
- a CDS encoding DUF2516 family protein, with translation MALALLFEYYLLLALAIVALGLALWSLVDCLMRPAARFAQEGKRTKGFWTGLTVAATFATLLGLFSPGGIFQLVGACIACVYLADVRPAVSGRGGYYNY, from the coding sequence GTGGCTCTAGCTCTCCTTTTCGAATACTACTTGTTGCTCGCTCTCGCGATCGTAGCCCTCGGCCTAGCCTTGTGGTCGCTCGTGGACTGCCTCATGCGCCCAGCAGCTCGCTTCGCTCAAGAAGGCAAGCGCACCAAGGGTTTCTGGACCGGTCTCACGGTTGCCGCCACGTTCGCCACTCTTCTGGGGCTGTTCTCGCCTGGCGGGATCTTCCAGCTTGTGGGCGCCTGCATCGCTTGTGTCTACCTCGCTGACGTCCGTCCCGCAGTGAGCGGCCGCGGCGGGTACTACAACTACTAG
- a CDS encoding trans-sulfuration enzyme family protein, which yields MQNPELSPESLVVSLGRPPHELDAPVNPSITMTSTYVGALTPGADERVYARFSNPTWDPFEEALGTLEKASSAALLYASGMAAIAAAFNLVPLGGTIVLPQTAYNGTLSLAQQKEKAGHFSVRIGPIADTDATVAMLDGADVLWIESPTNPMLEVADIAALASAAKERGILTIVDNTFATPLVQQPLTQGADVVVHSVTKFLSGHSDVILGAIVCADPEIRKRLHGERTLQGAIPGPFEAWLALRGLRTLSVRVEKAMATAGELARRLEGHPNLDSVRYPGLPSDPGFERARATMSGFGAVLGIYVKGGAEAAERFLQALQLWTPATSLGGVESLAERRRRHASEPDSVADNMVRLSVGIENVDDLWLDLDQALRASS from the coding sequence ATGCAGAACCCTGAGTTGTCGCCGGAGTCCCTCGTTGTCTCGTTGGGACGCCCGCCTCACGAACTCGATGCGCCGGTAAACCCGTCCATCACCATGACGTCCACCTATGTGGGCGCGCTGACTCCCGGCGCGGACGAGCGCGTGTATGCGCGTTTCTCCAACCCCACGTGGGATCCGTTCGAGGAGGCGCTGGGGACGCTCGAAAAAGCCAGCTCTGCGGCGCTTTTGTATGCGTCGGGCATGGCGGCGATCGCGGCGGCGTTCAACTTAGTTCCGCTCGGCGGCACCATTGTGCTCCCGCAGACGGCGTACAACGGCACGCTCTCGTTGGCGCAGCAGAAGGAGAAGGCTGGCCACTTCTCGGTGCGGATCGGGCCCATCGCGGATACCGACGCTACCGTTGCCATGCTCGATGGCGCCGACGTGCTGTGGATCGAGAGCCCCACGAACCCCATGCTCGAAGTCGCTGACATTGCCGCCCTTGCGAGCGCCGCAAAAGAGCGCGGCATCCTGACCATCGTGGATAACACGTTCGCCACCCCGCTCGTTCAACAGCCCCTCACCCAGGGCGCTGACGTGGTGGTTCACTCGGTGACGAAGTTCCTGTCCGGTCACTCGGACGTCATCCTTGGCGCCATCGTTTGCGCCGACCCCGAGATCCGCAAGCGCCTGCACGGCGAACGCACGCTTCAGGGCGCCATTCCCGGTCCGTTTGAGGCGTGGCTTGCCCTACGTGGTTTGCGCACGCTGTCCGTTCGCGTGGAGAAGGCGATGGCCACTGCGGGCGAGCTCGCACGACGTCTCGAGGGACACCCCAACCTCGACTCGGTCCGCTACCCGGGCCTGCCCTCCGACCCCGGATTCGAGCGCGCCAGAGCCACGATGAGCGGTTTCGGTGCGGTCCTCGGAATCTATGTCAAGGGCGGGGCTGAGGCTGCGGAACGGTTCCTGCAGGCCTTGCAGTTATGGACCCCGGCTACCAGTTTGGGTGGGGTGGAGTCCCTTGCAGAACGACGACGCCGCCACGCTTCCGAGCCCGATTCCGTTGCGGACAATATGGTGCGGTTGAGCGTCGGAATTGAGAACGTCGACGATTTGTGGCTGGACCTGGATCAGGCGCTTCGCGCGTCTAGCTAG
- the tmk gene encoding dTMP kinase, with the protein MFIVFEGGDGAGKSTQAALLAASLEAMDRHVLRTREPGGTVVGEKLRGLILDHGNGTVDARTEALMFAASRAAHVEQVLRPTLAEGTDIICDRYIDSSVAYQGVGRGLGTDKVLALNTWATSGLVPDLTVVLDIDPVAGRARRLRDNATEDRLESEPDDFHASIRNAFLDLAAAAPERYLVLNALDDSVTLEKKVFARVKEFLSTHASKVSTP; encoded by the coding sequence ATGTTCATTGTCTTTGAAGGTGGAGACGGCGCCGGCAAGTCCACGCAGGCCGCCCTACTGGCTGCCAGCTTGGAGGCCATGGACCGCCACGTACTGCGAACCCGCGAGCCCGGCGGCACTGTGGTGGGCGAAAAGCTTCGTGGTCTGATCTTGGATCACGGTAATGGCACGGTGGATGCGCGCACCGAGGCGCTCATGTTCGCGGCTTCACGCGCCGCTCACGTCGAACAGGTTCTGCGCCCCACCTTGGCTGAAGGCACGGACATTATTTGTGACCGCTACATCGACTCGTCCGTGGCCTATCAAGGCGTGGGTCGCGGGTTGGGCACGGACAAGGTCTTGGCGTTGAACACATGGGCCACTTCCGGTCTGGTTCCAGACCTGACCGTGGTGCTGGACATTGATCCGGTGGCCGGTCGCGCGCGTCGCCTTCGCGATAACGCCACCGAGGACCGGCTGGAGTCCGAACCGGATGACTTCCACGCGAGTATCCGCAACGCTTTCCTGGATCTGGCCGCGGCCGCCCCAGAGCGGTATCTGGTCCTCAACGCCCTCGATGACTCCGTGACACTTGAGAAGAAGGTTTTCGCGCGAGTGAAAGAGTTCCTCTCCACGCATGCGTCCAAGGTCAGCACGCCGTGA
- a CDS encoding DNA polymerase III subunit delta' yields MSVWDDLPGQEHAVEQLRRAAESGSPTHAWLMTGPPGSGRSNAARAFAAALLCERGTGCGECHACRTVLADSNPDVTTVVTENVTYMIEDVRELITKAQDRPASGAWRVIIMEDADRMTERTTNVLLKAIEEPPPHSVWILCAPSPADVLVTIRSRCRNVNLRVPSRESVTELLIRRDGLSPEQADFAARVSQGHIGIARRLARSEETRKRRETTVRIPFALKSASDAVRAAGTLVDLATAEATSSADDRAAEEERGLRTAFGIEADATIPPQLRSQFKNIEETRKRRARRGIHDSLDRSLLDVATVYRDILTLQLDTNEELINEHLRDQLQDVANRSSATDTLAHIDAISLARHHITSNVNPLMAVEAMMVSLISQHSTYSTSQGVRS; encoded by the coding sequence GTGAGCGTCTGGGATGACCTACCCGGCCAAGAGCACGCGGTAGAACAACTTCGGCGGGCCGCAGAGAGCGGCTCCCCCACTCACGCGTGGCTCATGACCGGTCCGCCCGGATCGGGACGTTCCAACGCCGCCCGAGCGTTCGCCGCGGCGCTTCTCTGCGAGCGCGGCACCGGATGTGGAGAATGCCACGCCTGCCGGACCGTGTTGGCCGATTCCAACCCGGACGTCACCACCGTGGTCACCGAGAACGTCACCTACATGATCGAAGACGTCCGCGAGCTCATCACCAAAGCTCAAGACCGCCCGGCCTCGGGCGCTTGGCGCGTCATCATCATGGAAGACGCCGATCGCATGACCGAGCGCACCACCAACGTGCTGCTCAAGGCCATCGAGGAGCCACCACCGCATTCGGTATGGATCCTGTGCGCTCCCAGTCCCGCCGACGTGCTCGTGACCATTCGTTCGCGTTGCCGCAACGTGAACCTACGCGTGCCCAGCCGTGAATCCGTCACCGAACTGTTGATCCGCCGCGACGGGCTCTCCCCCGAACAAGCCGACTTCGCAGCCCGCGTCAGCCAAGGCCACATCGGTATTGCCCGCCGCCTCGCACGCTCCGAAGAAACACGGAAGCGTCGTGAAACCACCGTCAGAATTCCGTTTGCTTTGAAGTCGGCGTCCGACGCCGTCCGTGCAGCCGGCACCCTCGTAGACCTTGCCACCGCTGAGGCGACGTCCTCCGCAGATGATCGCGCAGCCGAGGAAGAACGCGGACTCCGCACCGCGTTCGGCATCGAAGCGGACGCCACCATTCCGCCGCAGCTGCGCTCGCAGTTCAAGAACATCGAAGAGACTCGCAAGCGTCGCGCTCGCCGTGGCATCCACGACTCTTTGGACCGCTCGCTGTTAGATGTTGCCACCGTGTACCGGGACATTCTCACGTTGCAGCTCGACACCAACGAAGAGCTCATCAACGAGCACTTGCGGGATCAGTTGCAGGATGTTGCGAACCGTTCGAGCGCCACGGACACCCTCGCGCACATTGACGCGATCTCCTTGGCTCGCCACCACATCACGTCCAACGTGAACCCGCTCATGGCGGTCGAGGCCATGATGGTCTCCCTGATTTCTCAGCACTCCACCTATTCGACCTCGCAAGGAGTCCGCTCGTGA